One window of the Chitinophaga niabensis genome contains the following:
- a CDS encoding SGNH/GDSL hydrolase family protein, with the protein MRRNTAAAQLSAAIMCLLLTAGCKNTLDNHRYTIVVVGSSTAEGYGIKPKDSCWVNRFAHSLGPEVAVRNISKTGYSTYEVMPTGTRKEGRPEPDEKRNITKALSFHPDAIILNLPTNDAAAGYSLEEQKANFRTIIQAATDKNIPVWVTTTQPRTNTFGRSRNTLPQMRDWLLATYGNKVINFWEPFANADYTINKQYDQDGIHLNIPGHRILFERVAEKNIMDTVRRGPVKLLSVDQTAKGLHWRTGGERYIDSFRIQASKDSVQWMDAGRIKAAGTTVQVKDYNLDVDGVAKYRYFRISAKDLLNRTFLLGSFRL; encoded by the coding sequence ATGCGAAGAAATACGGCGGCCGCTCAATTGTCAGCGGCGATCATGTGCTTGTTGCTGACCGCTGGCTGCAAAAATACGTTGGATAATCACCGGTATACAATCGTTGTAGTGGGCTCTTCTACAGCAGAAGGATACGGCATCAAGCCAAAAGACAGCTGCTGGGTTAACCGCTTTGCCCATTCACTGGGACCGGAAGTAGCGGTGCGGAACATCTCGAAGACTGGCTATTCTACTTACGAAGTAATGCCCACCGGCACCAGGAAAGAAGGCCGGCCGGAGCCGGACGAAAAAAGAAATATTACCAAAGCACTTAGCTTTCATCCGGATGCTATCATTCTCAATCTACCCACCAATGACGCGGCTGCTGGTTATAGCCTGGAAGAGCAGAAGGCTAATTTTCGTACGATCATACAAGCCGCAACAGATAAAAATATTCCTGTGTGGGTAACCACTACCCAGCCACGTACCAATACTTTCGGACGTTCGCGTAATACATTGCCACAGATGCGGGACTGGCTGCTGGCTACATATGGCAATAAAGTAATTAATTTCTGGGAGCCCTTTGCCAATGCTGATTATACTATCAATAAGCAATATGATCAGGATGGTATCCATCTGAATATACCAGGGCACCGCATTCTGTTTGAGCGCGTGGCAGAAAAAAATATTATGGATACTGTACGGAGAGGGCCTGTGAAATTGTTATCTGTTGATCAAACAGCAAAAGGCCTGCACTGGCGTACGGGCGGAGAAAGATATATCGATAGTTTCAGGATACAGGCCAGTAAAGACTCCGTTCAGTGGATGGACGCCGGACGGATAAAAGCAGCCGGTACCACGGTACAGGTAAAGGATTATAATCTGGACGTAGATGGAGTGGCGAAATACCGTTATTTTCGTATCTCTGCAAAGGATTTATTGAACAGAACCTTCCTGCTTGGCAGTTTCAGACTTTAG
- a CDS encoding glycine-rich domain-containing protein, whose protein sequence is MIDYSKDPLWQRINDFSPDDPEALIPFSGKLAREQNWSATFTQRAIHEYKRFVYLCCVSPTGASPSQIVDEVWHLHLEYTQNYWEDFCDKTLGRKLHHHPSKGGPHEKKKYAHWLKDTLKTYKQVFRKNPPDDIWKKYSAFGLPRERSVPFSSWHLVFLFFSGIVLLTGCNSGPVTITIVVLFGFFALLTISSSLAKGGKKGTDNNSCSGGGCGSGCSSGSGGCGSGCGGGCGGCGG, encoded by the coding sequence ATGATAGATTATTCCAAAGATCCACTCTGGCAAAGGATCAACGATTTTAGTCCGGATGACCCGGAAGCCCTTATCCCCTTCTCCGGCAAACTGGCCAGGGAGCAGAACTGGAGTGCAACCTTTACCCAAAGAGCTATCCATGAATACAAACGGTTTGTTTACCTCTGCTGCGTATCTCCCACCGGCGCCTCCCCTTCCCAGATCGTTGACGAAGTATGGCATCTTCACCTCGAATACACCCAAAACTACTGGGAGGACTTCTGTGATAAAACGCTGGGCAGAAAATTACACCACCACCCTTCCAAAGGAGGGCCACACGAAAAGAAGAAGTACGCACACTGGCTGAAAGACACGCTCAAAACCTATAAGCAGGTTTTCAGAAAAAATCCTCCGGATGATATCTGGAAGAAATACTCCGCTTTTGGTTTGCCCCGCGAACGATCAGTTCCCTTTTCAAGCTGGCACCTTGTATTCCTGTTCTTTTCAGGTATCGTTCTGCTCACAGGCTGCAACTCAGGGCCGGTTACGATAACAATAGTGGTATTGTTTGGTTTCTTTGCCCTGCTCACTATTTCAAGCTCGCTTGCGAAAGGAGGAAAGAAAGGAACTGACAATAACTCCTGCAGCGGTGGTGGATGTGGAAGCGGATGTAGCAGCGGCAGTGGTGGATGCGGAAGTGGATGCGGAGGCGGGTGCGGAGGATGTGGGGGATAA
- a CDS encoding PorP/SprF family type IX secretion system membrane protein, with protein sequence MKQFIITFLLAMTLSYEGIAQTRPQQSMFNLNPSFLNPAATGIEDYGQFRMGLHRQWVGIDGAPATAWLNGEMRLRTDVDELSDSIVSKGHGIGFNLYYDKIGPYASVNLNVGYAYHLPLSQGLVLSAGFAGGLHRTQYDISKSVNPDQPVDPATAGQASLSKKYSPDLNAGLQLNGKNFFGGVSFMQIIPSRFIDAPKSESKYKGQLLGSLGYVFRFNDEATSLWLSGIVKSDFANPLRYDLNAKFWYRDLLWIGGTYRKNDALGAGLGLNFLKNISFSYLYEWGVSSYVSSYSKGSHVLSIGFKFLRDDQSGMPKMGW encoded by the coding sequence ATGAAACAATTTATAATAACGTTTTTGCTCGCAATGACCCTCAGTTATGAAGGCATTGCACAAACACGGCCACAACAATCGATGTTCAACCTGAATCCTTCATTCCTTAATCCTGCTGCCACCGGTATAGAAGATTATGGCCAGTTTCGGATGGGCTTGCACAGGCAATGGGTAGGTATCGATGGTGCTCCTGCTACTGCATGGCTGAATGGCGAAATGCGGTTACGGACAGATGTAGATGAACTATCGGATTCCATTGTCAGCAAAGGCCATGGTATCGGTTTTAATCTTTATTATGATAAGATAGGGCCTTATGCCAGCGTAAATCTGAATGTTGGCTATGCTTATCATTTGCCTTTATCCCAGGGCCTGGTTTTGTCCGCCGGATTTGCAGGCGGGCTGCACCGTACCCAATATGATATTTCTAAAAGCGTTAACCCGGACCAGCCTGTTGATCCTGCAACGGCCGGGCAGGCATCCCTGTCAAAAAAATATTCTCCTGATCTGAATGCAGGGTTACAATTGAACGGGAAAAACTTTTTTGGAGGTGTATCGTTTATGCAGATCATCCCCTCCAGATTTATTGATGCGCCTAAGAGTGAGTCGAAATACAAAGGACAGCTACTGGGATCTCTCGGGTACGTTTTCCGGTTTAATGATGAGGCTACCAGCCTCTGGCTGTCTGGTATCGTCAAATCTGATTTTGCTAATCCCCTCCGCTATGATTTAAATGCAAAGTTCTGGTACAGGGATCTGCTCTGGATAGGAGGCACGTATAGAAAGAATGATGCATTGGGTGCCGGTCTGGGCCTTAATTTCCTCAAGAATATTTCATTCAGTTATTTATACGAGTGGGGAGTTAGTTCGTATGTATCATCTTACAGCAAAGGTAGCCATGTGCTAAGTATTGGGTTTAAGTTTTTGAGAGATGATCAGTCCGGAATGCCTAAAATGGGCTGGTGA
- a CDS encoding hybrid sensor histidine kinase/response regulator transcription factor, whose protein sequence is MRFCIWIILLLQSLATFAQSEYYNFSRLDIHTGLSHNQVNAVLKDPDGFLWFATMSGLNRYDRYSYRIFRKNHNDSSSLMDNNVLALYELPDRKMWVSTRGGPCIYNPDTEKFDADYYKYLHLLGLPSGMIEHIIKGNNGRYWFLYNDKGLFLYSAADKSAKPFRRQESIDPSVKITSVREAKDGKLWLVYENGFLQEYDIALDKVIFSSTALQEQLKGDNPDNLFIDNDGDIWLWCYTCGVFLFHPQDNTIRQFNKNTSPSKLNSEMVSQIVQDNRGLIWVGTDHGGVTLIDKKNNFRTGYLLNDPKAPKSLSQNSITTIYKDVDGIIWLGTYKQGVNYLNSNIVQFPYYHYQELNTKSLQYNDVNRFVEDRLGNIWIGTNGGGLIYFDRKNNTFKQYLHDPNNKNSLSNNVVVSLWIDHKDVLWIGTYMGGLNSLEGSKFSHYRHNDADSSSLADDRVWEIFEDKEHNLWVGTLGGGLDRFNRKTNKFDHFNNSTGSSLPGYIFAILQDKKGNLWVGTNAGVTVIDKDKNIQASYGHTNDKGSLSSNAVTCLLEDSKGRIWLGTPEGLNLFNGETKEFQVFTTQDGLPGNLILNILEDDHHTIWLSTPDGLCNAIPQNSNKGLTFSVINYDETNNLQNREFNDNAALKTGSGELIFGGPFGFNIINPDEIKRYAYHPKIVFTGLQVLNKDVEPGELINNRILLPRSLSKLEHIDLKYKENVFSIEFASLDFGRSTHDKYAYMLEGFNTDWFYTDGDQRRATYTNLNPGHYVFKVKVLDRDGSWSNIKTLQINIEPPFWKTPLAYIIYISIIAGLFLLGRRIVLERIRMRFEVQQQRREAERAHAMDQLKTKFFTNVSHEFRTPLSLIIAPLDRIIKQTADKEQKKQLGLVQRNAKRLLNLVNQLLDFRKLEVQEVKLHPSIGDIIRFSADISQSFMDIAEKKKIQFSFSSSIESLEIYFDKDKIEKILFNLLSNAFKYTHDDGVVSINLVYDPPANNEGDGTLTIEVKDTGIGIPADQHEKIFERFFQTEVPESMVNQGTGIGLSITKEFVRLHNGIITVKSEPEQGTCFTVILPAKKIYEPSVRTVSNLISAENAEQIISEESKKSGRKKTIVIVEDNEDLRFYLKDNLKGQYHIEEATNGKEGWDKIKLINPDLVVSDIMMPLMDGVELARKIKTETLTAHIPVILLTAMGSEEKQLEGLRAGVNDYITKPFTFEILASRIRNLLAQQKILQKRFQAQLEVNPGEVTITPVDEKFLKQALEVVEKQIDNPDFSVEDLSREMHMSRVTLYRKIVSLTGRSPLDFIRSIRLKRAAQLLDKSGLSVSEIAYRVGFNDPKVFTKSFKEEFNILPSQYMANNRNKDS, encoded by the coding sequence ATGCGTTTTTGTATTTGGATCATTTTACTACTGCAGTCGCTCGCTACCTTTGCCCAAAGTGAATATTATAATTTCTCCAGGCTCGATATACATACCGGTCTTTCCCACAACCAGGTGAATGCAGTGTTAAAAGACCCTGATGGTTTTTTGTGGTTCGCTACCATGTCCGGCCTCAATCGTTATGACCGGTATTCGTATAGGATATTTCGTAAAAACCATAACGACAGCTCTTCGCTAATGGATAATAATGTGCTGGCGCTGTATGAACTTCCTGATAGAAAGATGTGGGTATCTACAAGGGGAGGACCTTGTATTTACAACCCGGATACGGAAAAATTCGATGCAGACTATTATAAATATTTGCATCTCCTGGGTTTACCTTCCGGCATGATTGAGCATATCATAAAAGGAAATAATGGCAGATACTGGTTCCTGTACAACGATAAGGGGCTATTCCTGTATTCAGCTGCAGACAAAAGTGCAAAACCGTTCAGGAGACAGGAATCCATAGATCCTTCTGTAAAGATCACTTCCGTCAGGGAAGCAAAAGACGGGAAGTTATGGCTGGTATATGAAAATGGTTTTCTGCAGGAATATGACATCGCGTTGGACAAAGTAATATTTTCCAGCACTGCTTTGCAGGAGCAGCTTAAAGGGGATAATCCTGATAATCTTTTTATAGACAACGATGGCGATATCTGGCTCTGGTGTTATACATGCGGCGTTTTTCTTTTTCATCCGCAGGATAATACCATCAGGCAGTTTAATAAAAATACCTCTCCCTCAAAGTTGAATTCGGAAATGGTCAGTCAGATAGTTCAGGATAATAGGGGGCTGATCTGGGTAGGGACGGACCATGGCGGCGTAACACTGATCGATAAAAAGAATAATTTCCGAACGGGTTATCTGCTGAATGATCCAAAAGCTCCTAAGAGCCTCAGCCAAAATAGTATCACAACGATTTATAAGGATGTTGATGGGATTATCTGGCTGGGGACCTATAAGCAGGGTGTAAATTATTTAAACAGTAACATCGTTCAGTTTCCATATTATCATTACCAGGAGCTAAATACGAAAAGCCTTCAATATAATGATGTAAACCGTTTTGTTGAAGACAGGTTGGGAAATATCTGGATTGGAACCAATGGTGGAGGATTGATTTATTTTGACAGGAAAAACAATACTTTCAAACAATACTTACACGATCCGAACAACAAAAACAGCCTGAGTAACAATGTAGTGGTAAGCTTGTGGATCGATCATAAAGATGTGCTCTGGATCGGAACTTACATGGGAGGACTCAATAGTTTGGAGGGGTCTAAGTTCTCACACTACAGGCATAATGATGCTGACTCATCCAGTTTGGCAGATGACAGGGTTTGGGAAATATTTGAAGATAAGGAGCATAATTTATGGGTAGGTACTTTGGGCGGTGGTTTAGACCGTTTTAACAGAAAAACCAACAAGTTTGATCACTTCAACAATAGCACAGGTTCTTCACTTCCCGGTTATATTTTTGCTATCCTGCAGGATAAAAAAGGCAATTTATGGGTTGGGACCAATGCAGGTGTAACTGTTATTGATAAGGATAAAAATATCCAGGCCTCTTACGGGCATACAAACGATAAAGGCAGTTTGAGCAGCAATGCAGTTACCTGTCTTTTAGAAGACAGCAAGGGCCGGATCTGGCTGGGCACCCCGGAAGGTTTGAATTTGTTTAACGGGGAAACAAAGGAATTTCAGGTATTCACTACTCAGGATGGCCTGCCTGGTAATTTGATCCTGAATATTCTTGAAGACGATCATCATACCATCTGGCTTTCCACACCTGATGGGCTTTGTAATGCCATTCCTCAAAACAGTAATAAGGGCCTTACCTTCTCTGTTATTAATTATGATGAAACGAATAATTTGCAGAACCGTGAGTTTAACGACAATGCGGCGCTCAAAACAGGATCCGGCGAATTGATCTTTGGCGGCCCTTTCGGCTTTAATATCATTAACCCGGATGAAATTAAAAGGTACGCTTATCATCCCAAAATTGTTTTCACCGGTTTGCAGGTATTAAATAAGGATGTTGAACCAGGGGAACTGATCAATAACAGGATACTGCTTCCAAGGTCTTTATCAAAACTGGAGCATATTGATCTTAAGTACAAAGAGAATGTTTTCTCCATTGAATTTGCTTCACTCGATTTTGGCCGGAGCACCCATGATAAGTATGCATACATGCTGGAAGGCTTTAATACTGATTGGTTTTATACTGATGGTGATCAAAGAAGAGCTACTTACACCAACCTCAACCCCGGGCATTATGTTTTTAAAGTAAAAGTTTTGGACAGGGATGGCTCCTGGAGTAATATTAAAACTTTGCAGATCAATATTGAGCCCCCATTCTGGAAAACTCCTCTTGCATATATCATATACATCTCGATCATTGCAGGATTGTTTTTACTTGGCCGGCGTATTGTTTTGGAAAGGATCCGGATGCGCTTTGAAGTACAGCAACAGAGGAGGGAAGCTGAAAGGGCACACGCAATGGACCAGCTAAAAACGAAATTCTTTACAAATGTCAGCCATGAATTCCGTACCCCTTTAAGCCTTATCATTGCGCCATTAGACAGGATCATTAAACAAACCGCCGATAAAGAACAGAAAAAGCAATTAGGACTCGTACAACGGAATGCAAAGCGCTTGCTGAACCTGGTAAACCAGTTACTCGATTTCAGAAAGTTAGAGGTGCAGGAAGTGAAGTTACACCCTTCAATAGGCGACATTATCCGGTTCAGTGCAGATATCAGCCAGTCATTTATGGATATTGCGGAAAAGAAGAAGATCCAGTTCTCATTTTCCTCCAGCATTGAAAGCCTGGAGATCTATTTTGACAAGGATAAAATTGAAAAGATCCTGTTCAACCTGCTTTCAAATGCTTTTAAATATACGCATGATGATGGGGTGGTTAGCATTAACCTGGTATATGATCCGCCGGCAAATAATGAAGGAGATGGAACGCTTACCATTGAAGTGAAAGATACTGGTATTGGCATTCCGGCTGATCAGCATGAGAAGATATTCGAACGGTTTTTTCAAACGGAAGTACCGGAAAGCATGGTGAATCAGGGGACAGGTATTGGCCTCTCCATTACAAAAGAATTTGTGAGATTGCATAACGGGATCATCACCGTAAAAAGCGAACCTGAACAGGGTACCTGTTTTACCGTGATACTTCCTGCAAAGAAAATTTATGAACCTTCTGTACGGACTGTAAGCAACCTGATATCGGCAGAAAATGCGGAACAGATCATATCTGAAGAAAGTAAAAAGAGCGGCAGAAAAAAAACAATTGTAATAGTAGAAGACAATGAAGACCTGCGCTTTTATTTAAAGGATAACCTGAAGGGGCAATATCATATAGAAGAAGCGACAAACGGAAAGGAGGGCTGGGATAAAATAAAATTGATAAATCCTGACCTGGTGGTAAGCGACATTATGATGCCTTTAATGGACGGGGTGGAACTGGCCAGGAAGATCAAAACAGAAACTTTAACGGCTCATATCCCCGTTATTTTGCTTACAGCCATGGGAAGTGAGGAAAAGCAGCTGGAGGGTTTAAGGGCAGGGGTGAACGACTACATTACCAAACCCTTCACTTTTGAGATCCTGGCTTCGCGGATCAGGAATTTGCTGGCACAGCAAAAAATATTGCAGAAAAGGTTCCAGGCGCAGTTAGAGGTCAATCCCGGGGAGGTTACCATAACGCCGGTGGACGAAAAATTCCTGAAACAGGCCCTGGAAGTTGTTGAAAAGCAAATAGATAACCCGGACTTTTCGGTGGAGGACCTCAGTCGTGAGATGCACATGAGCCGGGTTACATTATATAGAAAGATAGTTTCCCTCACCGGCAGGTCCCCCCTGGATTTTATCCGTTCTATCCGCTTAAAGAGGGCTGCTCAGCTATTGGATAAAAGTGGATTGTCTGTTTCAGAGATCGCATACCGGGTTGGATTTAATGATCCCAAGGTTTTCACTAAATCTTTCAAAGAAGAGTTTAACATCCTGCCTTCACAATACATGGCAAATAACAGAAACAAGGATAGCTAG
- a CDS encoding DUF2200 domain-containing protein, which yields MDTSKHNERIAKMIFASVYPMYVEKVEKKGRTKEELDEVIMWLTGFNHKKLHELIKERVTFEAFFQQATLNPNAGLITGVICGYRVEEIENPLTQKARYLDKLVDELAKGRKMEKILRGS from the coding sequence ATGGATACCAGCAAACACAATGAACGTATCGCCAAGATGATCTTTGCCTCAGTCTATCCCATGTATGTAGAAAAAGTAGAGAAGAAAGGCAGAACAAAAGAAGAATTAGATGAGGTTATAATGTGGCTGACAGGTTTCAATCATAAAAAGCTGCATGAACTCATAAAAGAAAGGGTGACTTTTGAAGCCTTCTTCCAGCAAGCTACCCTAAATCCTAATGCAGGTCTTATAACCGGGGTGATCTGTGGCTATCGTGTAGAAGAGATCGAGAATCCTTTGACCCAGAAGGCCAGGTACCTGGATAAACTGGTAGATGAGCTGGCTAAGGGCAGAAAGATGGAGAAGATCCTGCGTGGATCGTAG